The Dermacentor andersoni chromosome 1, qqDerAnde1_hic_scaffold, whole genome shotgun sequence genomic interval ACGAGGCATGCTGTCACCAGGTCGCAATGACTACAAAGTACTAAGCTGTGTCTTACGGTGTAATTAACTACAGCAAAGTGTCATATTGCACTCAATAAGACTTTCCTGCATGTCTGAGCTATTTATGGCTACCTGCCTGTGCATTCTTTTTGCATCTGCATGACTTACATTGTTACATCATCTCTTCTCATCCTGGTTTTTTACTTTCACTTGCAGAAACGTAATGGCGCAAGACTTGGAAGCAGAGAAAGTAATCATCACTTCAATATTGATCGCACATAAAGGAAACATGACGCTTTCCGAATTTCAAAAGGAGTACAAGTCTACTGAAGGTCACCCTGTGCCATTTGGAAAATTTGGCTGTGCCACAATTTACCAGTTTCTTAACAAAATCTCTGATGCTGTAAGTTTTGTGTGCACTTCTGATGGAAAAGAAACACTATGTGCTAAAGTAAGGAATGGTATTCAGCATATTGATAGGCTGGTCAAGCAGCAGAAGCCAAGTTCAAGAAACATCAGAGTTCGACACCATCCATTACTGCACAAAAACAGTGCCTTAAGTTCTAAAGGGCAAAATTGTGCCCAAAGTTATGGTGCGAAACAGCTGTGTCGAGCACACATTCAGCCAAGCGTTCCTGTCACACCACAGCCTACTTGGATTATGACTGAAGACACTTGCGCTTTACATTTAAACAAGAAAGCTCTACCTTGCACTGCTTCATTGCCTTTAAACAGCGAAGGTCTACTAGGCAGTGCTGCAACATTTTCACCTATCAGCACTGACACAAAATACTCTGTTGACATTGGTGATTGTCAGAATCCAGACAAGGGATCATATGTGCAAACAATGCACACCAACCCATGTGGTCATGAACATGGGCCAACATTTTTGAGTAGAATGGCCAGAGTTCACCATGAAAATGAGCCAGCCTTTACGCGTAGGAAGTCTGCCAATGAAAGCGTGCAGGTGCTTATCCTACCTGTGCTGAAGGATAAGGAAACATCAACAAGTGATCTGGCTGTTGGTATTCCTAAGGAGGTATCAGCTTGCATTAAGAGCCTTTTAAAGCAATATCCGAGTGGACTTGACATTGGACAACTGTTAGAAAAATGCAAGGAGAAAATTGGCGACACTGCTTACTTCATGCAATGTAAACACTTTGAAATGGTTCGAGATGTCCTGTCTTTGGTGTCTTCAGTTTGTGTTGTTGCTGACTCAGAACAGAACTTTAGGGTTGTGCTTCAGAAAAGTGGAAGGGAAGAAAACAGTACAGCCTTGCCTGATCACCTCAGCTGTGAACTGTCATCTATTCTTATTGACAACCCTCTAGGTCTTGAAGTTTCAGAGCTGCTCAGACTGCATCACAGGCAGTTTGGTGAGCATGATTATATTAAGGACCATGGCCAATGCACAAGTGATTTTGTCCAGAATGTACTCCTGGCAATTCCACAAACTGTATTAACCAACCATGGCAATGGCATCTACAGTGTAAAGCTCCACAAAGAACATCCAATGCATCCACACATGCAACTTGGACGATTTGCATCATTTACGAGTGCTGAAGAGACCAGTGTTCCAAACAATGAAAGTGCATACCGTGTGCAAGAAGTACCCAATGGTAGGGCATTCCCGGTTGATATAGGAGAAGTATTCTCTCCATCCGAGTTTTATATTTTGATTACTGAGAACGACTTGCTCAGTAAGCTCGGACATCTAGTGACAGAAATGAACTCATTTTATTCCCACATACCTGCAGATTTTTACCCTGTGAGATCCAAAGATTTAAAGCCAGGCCTAGTATGTGCTGCACTCTGTGTACATGGCGGAAAACAAATTTGGCATAGAGCAGTCTTAAAAAGTGTCACTGCTCATAATGTTTGCGTGTCCTGCATTGATTATGGCACAATTGCACAAGTCAGAGTTGACAACATTCGAAGACTTCGATGTGACTTCCTGGAGCTTCCTGCTCAAGCTATAAAAGCCTCTCTTGCAGGTGTGAAGCCTCAAAGTGAAAATTCATGGCTACGTGAAGCTAAAGATTGCTTCTTGCAATTTGCCTCGAAGAGAAACTGCATGTGCTTGGTTGTCAGTAAGCAACGCGACATATTTTTTGTAGAGTTAATGCAAGTGCCTAGTGTGGATGACTGTATGTACTCTCTCAAAGATATTCTTGTTAATGAGGGACTGGCAGAAAGCACaagaaagagagaacaaaaaGCATCTGAAAACTTTGTGGACACGTGGACACTGTCAAGAGGCCACCACGCCAGTGTGATCATATGGAATTCTGTGCACTACATGTCTACATTGAGTATCTCAAAGCTTTTTGGTTGGCAGAGTGATTTAGTCTCACATAAGCTTACAGAAAAGGGAATCTTTTTTCGGGGAGCTGTTTTGGACAGAAATTCTGACCCAGCACTTCATTATAAGGTATGCCTGTGTGATGGTGCCCTTCATGCTGAGAGTATCCAGCTCTATTTTTTGCATAATGTCCCAGACATTCTCAGAGTTTTACAGTGTCCATCAGAAGGTTTGGCCACAGAGGTAGAGAGCATATTGATGGAACCTGGTGCTCTAGTTGACCTTTATACACTTTTGTCTCCAGATACAGTGGAAAATGGCAACTTGCAAATAAAATTGGAATCCTACATGAAAAAACGGGCCACTTTAAGAATGGCAGCCTATGAGAACCCAAATCCTTCCACTCTGTCTCAGCTGAACTATGTGGAGAAAAAGGTTGACTCGCTTATACGGCTACTAAAGCAGCAGAACAGAAATGTTGCCCAATGTAAAGGAGGAAAGGAATCTACCCAACTAAATCAACTGGTGAAGGAATTGTCTGAAAACAATGGTGCAGGTAATTCTGAAGGGGGTGCTGCCAAAAGTTCTTCAGAAAATACTTTAAACGGATTCCAGAGCAAACTTATCGAAGCATTGATGGCATGCAAACAGACATGAATTCTGCCAAGAGTTAAGGTCATGTGGACAAATTTCGAAACAAGTTTTTGGAGGTTCTTATGACTTCAAAGCAGAAGTGAATAACTTGAagtgtggcattttttttttctttttacatcttGTTGCTGTGAACAAACTTTTTCAAATTCTGATGGCTTCAAAGTAGATGTGAATAACTAAGATGTTTGCACAATTTTTAATctcatgttttgttttttcttatgTGGTATATGTACCACTACTCTAAATAAATTTTTACATTCTTTGTATTATGCTTCACATGAATGGATGGCATGAAGCTGAGTTTTGCATCCACCTTGTCAACCCTTTGGTACAATATGCAGCTGTGGCTAAACATGTTCAGAGGCAAGAGCTGATGTCCACAATGTTCGGTGTGTGAGAAGGCTACATGGAAAAATAATACGACAAGGCACTTGACCACAAATTTGCGGACagatatgtcatcatcatcataagcctgttttatgtccactgcaggacgaaggcccctccctgcaacctccaattacccctgtcctgcgtcaaaAATGGTTAAATAGTTTTGAGATACCTGCTGAGCAAACATGTCCTGAGAACCAATTGGCTTCAATTCTGTGTGCACTTGCAACAAGCTGCCTAAATAAACAATTAAAAGTAAGAATCTGCAAATAGTAATTTTTAAAAACTGAATCCAATAAAAATCAAATTGTACCAGAAGCAAATTTAATCTAATGTGGAATGCTTtttgaatagttttcaaataacgTACAGCCACTCTCACCATTGATCTCCACATCCTAGTATGTATATATCAAAAGCACATCACCAAGTTTCTGTTACTACACTGCATTTGTAATGACAGATGCAGCACAAATGCAGCATTAGGTGctaacaagcagcattttcaagaCATTTGTAAGTGCAAATAGTAGTGGTTTAGCCTACCATTTGCACTGGCTCCCCAAGTCTGGCTCCCTGAGAGAAACATAGTATGCTCCACTACTACTCATGTTTTATGTCTCCAATGGCCACTGGGATGGAGTTCAGCGCACATTTGGCAATTTGAAGTATTCCAAACctattcgaaaaatatttgcatttaaTGATCATTCGATTCGATCTTTGAATCGAATAAGGCACTATTTGATTTGTTTTTCGAAAGTTTCAGATATTTGCAAGCCCCTATTTAAgagtaaaaagaaaagataaaaaataaTTACAAAGTAATTCAGTGTTTAAATAACATACAAGCTCTCATGTCCATCAGCATGCATAATGTTCTGGCAAAAGAACAATAAAACATGGTTTTACTGGACCACCTAAAAGAATCATTTAAAGATACACTGCTGTGACACACTACAAATGCTTTATACCACTCACTATCGCCTAGGCAACATTCTGAAAGATGT includes:
- the LOC126544754 gene encoding uncharacterized protein; the encoded protein is MAQDLEAEKVIITSILIAHKGNMTLSEFQKEYKSTEGHPVPFGKFGCATIYQFLNKISDAVSFVCTSDGKETLCAKVRNGIQHIDRLVKQQKPSSRNIRVRHHPLLHKNSALSSKGQNCAQSYGAKQLCRAHIQPSVPVTPQPTWIMTEDTCALHLNKKALPCTASLPLNSEGLLGSAATFSPISTDTKYSVDIGDCQNPDKGSYVQTMHTNPCGHEHGPTFLSRMARVHHENEPAFTRRKSANESVQVLILPVLKDKETSTSDLAVGIPKEVSACIKSLLKQYPSGLDIGQLLEKCKEKIGDTAYFMQCKHFEMVRDVLSLVSSVCVVADSEQNFRVVLQKSGREENSTALPDHLSCELSSILIDNPLGLEVSELLRLHHRQFGEHDYIKDHGQCTSDFVQNVLLAIPQTVLTNHGNGIYSVKLHKEHPMHPHMQLGRFASFTSAEETSVPNNESAYRVQEVPNGRAFPVDIGEVFSPSEFYILITENDLLSKLGHLVTEMNSFYSHIPADFYPVRSKDLKPGLVCAALCVHGGKQIWHRAVLKSVTAHNVCVSCIDYGTIAQVRVDNIRRLRCDFLELPAQAIKASLAGVKPQSENSWLREAKDCFLQFASKRNCMCLVVSKQRDIFFVELMQVPSVDDCMYSLKDILVNEGLAESTRKREQKASENFVDTWTLSRGHHASVIIWNSVHYMSTLSISKLFGWQSDLVSHKLTEKGIFFRGAVLDRNSDPALHYKVCLCDGALHAESIQLYFLHNVPDILRVLQCPSEGLATEVESILMEPGALVDLYTLLSPDTVENGNLQIKLESYMKKRATLRMAAYENPNPSTLSQLNYVEKKVDSLIRLLKQQNRNVAQCKGGKESTQLNQLVKELSENNGAGNSEGGAAKSSSENTLNGFQSKLIEALMACKQT